One genomic segment of Acinetobacter sp. C26M includes these proteins:
- a CDS encoding SDR family oxidoreductase, translated as MGYQSIFRADAFADKVIIVTGGGSGIGRCTAHELASLGAQVVITGRKVEKLEKVSQEILEDGGNVHFIVCDNRDEEQVKSMIAEVLEKFGKLDGLVNNAGGQFPSALENISANGFDAVVRNNLHSTFYLMREAFNQWMAKHGGSIVNMTADMWGGMPGMGHSGAARSGVDNLTKTASVEWGKSGVRVNAVAPGWIISSGMDNYSGDFAKVIIPSLASNVPLKRMGTESEISSAICYLLSDAAAFVSGVTLRIDGAASQGTRMYPLADATNNDAFNGFHRAFIPDIFKNNGDGE; from the coding sequence ATGGGTTATCAATCAATTTTCAGGGCAGATGCATTTGCTGACAAAGTCATTATCGTCACAGGTGGGGGTTCTGGTATTGGCCGTTGTACTGCACATGAGCTTGCTTCTTTAGGTGCGCAAGTGGTAATCACGGGACGAAAAGTAGAAAAATTGGAAAAGGTTAGCCAAGAAATTTTGGAAGATGGTGGCAACGTCCATTTCATTGTTTGTGATAACCGTGATGAAGAACAAGTCAAAAGCATGATTGCGGAAGTGCTTGAAAAATTTGGCAAGCTCGATGGTTTAGTCAATAACGCAGGTGGACAATTTCCTTCTGCATTAGAGAATATTTCTGCCAATGGTTTTGATGCCGTGGTCCGTAATAACCTACATTCAACCTTTTATTTGATGCGTGAAGCCTTTAACCAGTGGATGGCAAAGCATGGTGGTAGCATTGTTAATATGACTGCCGATATGTGGGGTGGTATGCCGGGCATGGGCCATTCAGGTGCAGCACGTTCGGGTGTTGATAACCTGACCAAAACTGCTTCAGTAGAATGGGGTAAATCTGGGGTACGCGTTAATGCAGTTGCACCGGGCTGGATTATTTCTTCGGGCATGGATAACTATAGTGGTGATTTTGCCAAAGTAATCATTCCAAGTTTAGCGAGTAATGTGCCATTAAAACGAATGGGTACCGAGTCAGAAATTTCCTCAGCCATCTGCTATTTACTTTCGGATGCAGCGGCTTTTGTTTCAGGTGTAACGTTACGTATTGATGGGGCGGCATCCCAAGGGACGCGTATGTATCCGCTAGCTGATGCAACCAACAATGATGCTTTTAATGGTTTCCATCGTGCTTTTATCCCTGATATTTTTAAAAATAACGGTGATGGAGAATAA
- a CDS encoding acetyl/propionyl/methylcrotonyl-CoA carboxylase subunit alpha, with protein MSFSKVLVANRGEIAVRVMQTAKAMGYQTVAVYSDADANARHVQLADEAVYIGASKVSESYLSIANIIAACKKTGADAVHPGYGFLSENTDFAQACLDHGITFIGPTAAAIELMGSKRLSKIAMIQAGVPCVPGYEGDQQDLDYLAQQAEKIGYPLMVKASAGGGGRGMRLVQDATDVLEALKTARSEAENAFGSGELILEKAVIAPRHVEIQVFGDTHGHYVYLFERDCSIQRRHQKVVEEAPCPVMTPELRQKMGEAAVAAAQACDYVGAGTVEFLLDQSGEFYFLEMNTRLQVEHPVTEMITGLDLVEWQLRVANGETLPLQQHELTLKGHAIEVRLYAEDPRQDFLPQTGKVLRWQAAGADGTLQNVRIDHGMLEHGEISPFYDPMVAKVIAYGKTRQDAIRLLAKAVDDCVLLGVNSNKQFLVNLLRHPIIVAGDTNTAFIQQHFQEDISLHQQVLPLETLAVAAALFTQKNQKQVAWQTGIGMPFPLKLKYADQQILLHVQNDPQQVKVEFCDQQATIKIVSISDVQIVYSCEGVRRKLAYVFDQDQLYLDVANGNVLIENTTYAAPEAAEVVGDGKIRAPMDGAIVNLLVNVGDSVTKGQTLLVLEAMKIQQQIKSDVDGVVEELIGQVGQQVKKRQLLLNLSTT; from the coding sequence ATGAGTTTTTCAAAAGTCTTAGTGGCAAACCGTGGTGAAATTGCTGTTCGTGTGATGCAAACAGCCAAAGCAATGGGCTATCAAACGGTTGCGGTGTATTCAGATGCAGATGCCAATGCCCGTCATGTACAGCTTGCAGATGAAGCGGTTTATATCGGTGCATCTAAAGTTTCAGAATCCTATTTATCCATTGCCAATATTATTGCAGCCTGCAAAAAGACAGGTGCGGATGCTGTACATCCAGGTTATGGTTTCTTGTCTGAAAATACTGACTTTGCTCAGGCTTGTCTTGATCATGGCATCACTTTTATTGGGCCGACCGCTGCTGCCATCGAGCTAATGGGCAGTAAGCGTCTTTCTAAAATTGCCATGATCCAAGCAGGCGTACCGTGTGTGCCTGGTTATGAAGGCGATCAGCAAGACCTTGATTATCTAGCACAACAAGCTGAGAAGATTGGCTATCCTTTAATGGTCAAAGCTTCGGCAGGTGGTGGTGGGCGAGGCATGCGTCTAGTCCAAGATGCTACTGATGTATTAGAGGCATTAAAAACAGCACGTTCGGAAGCAGAAAATGCCTTTGGTTCGGGGGAGCTGATCTTAGAGAAAGCGGTGATTGCCCCAAGGCATGTCGAGATTCAGGTCTTTGGGGATACGCATGGTCATTATGTGTATTTATTTGAGCGGGATTGTTCGATCCAACGCCGTCATCAAAAGGTGGTCGAAGAAGCACCTTGTCCAGTGATGACACCTGAACTACGTCAGAAAATGGGTGAAGCAGCTGTTGCGGCAGCACAGGCGTGTGATTATGTGGGTGCAGGTACGGTCGAGTTTCTGCTGGATCAATCGGGTGAGTTCTATTTCTTGGAAATGAATACGCGTTTACAAGTCGAACATCCAGTCACAGAAATGATCACAGGCTTGGATTTGGTGGAATGGCAATTGCGTGTTGCCAATGGCGAAACCCTGCCTTTACAACAACATGAGTTGACCTTAAAGGGACATGCGATCGAAGTCCGTTTATATGCAGAAGATCCACGTCAGGACTTTCTGCCACAAACAGGCAAAGTACTGCGTTGGCAAGCAGCGGGTGCTGATGGCACTCTACAGAATGTCCGTATTGATCATGGCATGCTAGAACACGGTGAAATCAGTCCGTTCTATGATCCGATGGTGGCCAAAGTGATTGCCTATGGCAAGACCCGTCAGGATGCGATTCGCCTGCTTGCCAAAGCGGTTGATGATTGTGTATTGCTAGGTGTGAATAGCAATAAGCAGTTTCTTGTCAATTTATTGCGCCATCCGATCATTGTGGCTGGGGATACCAACACCGCATTTATTCAACAGCACTTCCAAGAGGATATCAGCCTGCACCAGCAAGTTTTGCCGCTTGAGACTTTAGCCGTGGCAGCAGCACTATTTACCCAGAAAAATCAGAAACAAGTGGCTTGGCAAACGGGTATAGGTATGCCGTTCCCGCTGAAACTGAAATATGCCGATCAGCAGATCTTGCTACATGTACAAAATGATCCGCAGCAGGTCAAAGTAGAGTTTTGTGATCAACAAGCGACAATCAAGATTGTAAGCATCAGTGATGTGCAGATTGTTTATAGCTGTGAGGGTGTTCGACGCAAGCTCGCCTATGTCTTTGATCAAGATCAGCTGTATTTAGATGTAGCTAATGGTAATGTGCTGATTGAAAATACTACCTATGCAGCACCAGAAGCGGCAGAGGTGGTAGGTGATGGTAAAATTCGTGCGCCAATGGACGGTGCGATTGTGAATTTGCTGGTCAATGTCGGAGATTCAGTAACAAAAGGACAAACCCTATTGGTGCTTGAGGCGATGAAGATTCAGCAACAAATCAAATCCGATGTCGATGGTGTTGTCGAGGAGTTGATTGGTCAAGTCGGGCAGCAGGTGAAAAAACGTCAATTGTTGTTGAACCTCAGCACGACTTGA
- a CDS encoding acyl-CoA dehydrogenase family protein — MKFTAEHDALRRTTRQFVENELNPFIPEWEEAGRFPIHDVFKKMGDLGLLGICKPEENGGLGLDYSYNLVVAEELGRAACGGVPLAIGVQTDMATPALARFGSKELRDEFLNPAIRGEYVASIAVSEVHAGSDVAAIKTTAKKDGDDYVINGSKMWITNSLQADFFCLLANTSDDKPHVNKSMIIVPAKTVGISFSEPLNKLGMRSTTTAQVYFDNVRVPQRNLVGVEGMGFMMQMMQFQEERMWACINAVGGMEKVIQQTIDYTRERTTFGQPLIHNQYVHFRFAELMTEVAALKALTLQACEQHIAGEDVTLMASMAKLKAGRLSREVADSCLQYWGGNGFMWDNPASQLFRDGRLGSIGGGADEIMLGIICKLTDILPKKQKK, encoded by the coding sequence ATGAAATTTACTGCAGAACATGATGCTTTACGCCGTACCACACGTCAGTTTGTTGAAAACGAATTAAATCCATTTATCCCCGAATGGGAAGAAGCGGGCCGTTTTCCGATTCATGACGTATTTAAGAAAATGGGAGACTTGGGTTTATTGGGGATTTGTAAGCCTGAAGAAAATGGTGGTTTAGGACTCGACTATTCGTACAACCTTGTGGTGGCAGAAGAGTTAGGCCGTGCCGCTTGTGGTGGTGTACCACTGGCGATTGGTGTACAGACTGATATGGCAACACCTGCACTGGCACGCTTTGGCAGCAAAGAGTTGCGAGATGAATTTCTAAACCCTGCGATTCGTGGTGAATATGTCGCGTCGATTGCGGTCTCGGAAGTGCATGCCGGTTCTGACGTGGCAGCCATCAAAACCACAGCAAAAAAAGATGGTGATGATTATGTGATTAACGGCAGCAAGATGTGGATCACCAACTCATTGCAAGCCGATTTCTTTTGTTTGCTTGCCAATACCTCTGATGACAAACCACATGTCAATAAATCCATGATTATTGTTCCTGCCAAGACAGTAGGGATCAGCTTCTCAGAACCCTTAAATAAGTTGGGGATGCGCTCAACCACCACGGCTCAGGTCTACTTCGATAATGTGCGTGTGCCACAACGCAACTTGGTTGGGGTGGAAGGCATGGGCTTTATGATGCAAATGATGCAGTTCCAAGAAGAACGCATGTGGGCTTGTATAAATGCGGTGGGGGGCATGGAAAAAGTCATTCAGCAAACCATTGACTACACCAGAGAACGCACCACGTTTGGTCAACCTTTAATTCATAACCAGTATGTACATTTTCGTTTTGCTGAACTCATGACAGAAGTTGCAGCATTAAAAGCCTTAACCCTTCAAGCCTGTGAACAGCATATTGCGGGTGAAGATGTCACTTTAATGGCCTCAATGGCGAAGCTGAAAGCAGGACGCTTAAGCCGTGAAGTGGCAGACAGTTGCCTGCAATATTGGGGTGGTAATGGCTTTATGTGGGATAACCCAGCATCACAATTGTTCCGTGATGGACGTCTAGGTTCGATTGGTGGCGGTGCAGATGAAATTATGTTGGGGATCATTTGTAAGCTCACTGATATTTTGCCGAAAAAACAGAAAAAATAG
- a CDS encoding TetR/AcrR family transcriptional regulator, with the protein MIATSIEQIPKIVCFDDSPRGRLLQGAAYLFYKQGYDKTTVRQLGEFIGIQSGSLFHHFKSKDEILATVMEQTIIYNFARLKEAAERSTDPEQQLRHLIKAELLSIAGDTGAAMAVLVHEWFALSKEKQDYLLKMRNEYEQVWLDVIEKLRAQGKVKHDAFIWRRLLGGSISWTVTWYRPEGKVKIDELTEMVWEMAVK; encoded by the coding sequence ATGATCGCAACCTCAATTGAGCAAATACCCAAGATTGTTTGTTTTGATGACAGTCCACGTGGACGTTTACTGCAAGGTGCTGCCTATCTGTTTTATAAGCAAGGTTATGACAAAACCACGGTTCGTCAACTCGGTGAATTTATTGGCATTCAATCGGGTAGTCTGTTTCATCACTTTAAAAGTAAAGATGAAATTCTGGCGACAGTGATGGAACAAACTATTATCTATAACTTTGCCCGTTTAAAAGAAGCTGCTGAACGTTCAACTGATCCTGAACAACAATTACGCCATCTCATCAAAGCTGAATTACTTTCCATTGCTGGTGATACAGGTGCAGCTATGGCGGTACTGGTGCATGAATGGTTTGCCCTTTCTAAAGAAAAACAAGATTACCTTCTGAAAATGCGTAATGAATATGAGCAAGTCTGGTTGGATGTGATTGAAAAATTGCGTGCTCAAGGCAAAGTGAAACATGATGCTTTTATTTGGCGTCGCTTGCTCGGTGGCTCGATTTCTTGGACGGTGACGTGGTATAGACCAGAAGGCAAAGTCAAAATTGATGAATTGACTGAAATGGTTTGGGAAATGGCTGTTAAATGA
- a CDS encoding sterol desaturase family protein, with product MPKPIQYLIRYTCYPLLMGLSVFFLLPVAAGELAYWPYVPLIAAIAIGAVALLEQVQPYEQTWLTDHEDTVVDILHASFSIIMIFMTAECITLFRQLIHIPSFWPASLPIWLQLLIVGLVIDFGLWLMHYLSHQKRFLWKLHALHHSSERLYWLNGERRHPLSAILLAAPGIICITLIGAPANLIGTWMGLTAIHLAFQHANLDYSVGVFRHLLGVAEVHRWHHKYGFGRKNFGEFWMIWDHLFGTYYYESKSVKAGQVGLRTALPKTYLKQIRWPFARKN from the coding sequence ATGCCTAAGCCAATCCAGTATCTCATTCGCTATACCTGTTATCCCCTGTTGATGGGGCTTAGCGTGTTTTTTTTATTACCTGTTGCAGCAGGTGAACTTGCCTATTGGCCTTATGTGCCTTTAATCGCAGCCATTGCGATTGGAGCGGTTGCCCTGCTTGAACAGGTTCAACCTTATGAACAAACGTGGTTAACCGATCATGAAGATACGGTTGTTGATATTCTGCATGCCAGTTTTAGTATCATCATGATTTTTATGACTGCTGAATGCATTACCTTATTTCGGCAGCTGATTCATATTCCTAGCTTTTGGCCAGCCTCTCTACCAATCTGGCTACAATTACTGATTGTCGGTCTAGTCATTGATTTTGGATTATGGCTGATGCATTACTTAAGTCATCAAAAACGCTTTCTATGGAAATTGCACGCCCTTCATCACAGTTCTGAACGATTATACTGGCTCAATGGTGAACGTCGTCATCCATTAAGTGCCATTCTACTCGCGGCGCCTGGAATTATCTGTATTACCTTAATCGGTGCACCCGCCAATCTGATTGGGACATGGATGGGATTAACTGCAATTCATTTGGCTTTCCAGCATGCCAATCTGGATTATTCTGTAGGTGTGTTTAGACATTTATTAGGGGTTGCTGAAGTCCATCGCTGGCATCATAAATATGGTTTTGGTCGTAAAAACTTTGGCGAATTCTGGATGATCTGGGATCATCTGTTTGGGACATATTACTATGAAAGCAAATCCGTAAAAGCTGGGCAAGTCGGATTAAGGACTGCGCTACCGAAAACTTATCTCAAACAAATACGGTGGCCATTCGCTAGAAAAAATTAA
- a CDS encoding enoyl-CoA hydratase-related protein — translation MTVATSLAGLVLDDSIRLEQQGGILTLWLNRPESRNAMSLKMVTAIQQVFSQIVDDLSIRAVILRGQGGHFCAGGDIKDMAGLRVEAANTDSLQPYVDFNRRFGAMIEQVDQAPQTVVVVLEGAVLGGGFGLACVSDIAISRDTAQFGLPETGLGILPAQIAPFVVKRIGLTQARRLALLGLRFDGKTALDLGVVHQIAQDDIEIKQQLTEIIQQIKRAAPLASRTTKALLHRTLNEPLEQLLDDAAQQFAQAVGGAEGQEGTMAFIQKRNPSWFD, via the coding sequence ATGACAGTTGCAACTTCTCTTGCAGGCTTAGTGTTAGATGACAGCATTCGGTTAGAGCAGCAAGGTGGCATTTTAACGCTATGGCTAAATCGTCCTGAAAGCCGTAATGCCATGAGTTTAAAAATGGTCACTGCCATTCAACAGGTGTTTAGCCAGATAGTTGATGATCTATCCATTCGTGCAGTGATTTTACGCGGTCAAGGCGGGCATTTCTGTGCTGGTGGTGATATCAAGGATATGGCGGGATTAAGAGTTGAAGCAGCCAATACAGATAGCTTACAGCCCTATGTCGATTTTAACCGTCGTTTTGGTGCCATGATTGAACAAGTCGATCAGGCTCCCCAAACCGTGGTTGTTGTTTTAGAAGGTGCTGTACTCGGTGGTGGTTTTGGTCTGGCCTGTGTGTCAGATATCGCGATTAGCCGTGATACAGCTCAGTTTGGCCTACCTGAAACAGGCTTAGGTATTTTGCCTGCACAGATTGCGCCTTTTGTGGTGAAGCGGATTGGTCTGACCCAAGCCCGTCGTTTGGCGTTATTGGGTTTACGTTTTGACGGCAAGACGGCTTTGGATTTGGGTGTTGTTCACCAAATTGCACAAGATGATATTGAGATTAAACAACAGCTTACAGAGATCATTCAGCAGATTAAACGTGCTGCACCATTGGCTTCCCGTACCACCAAAGCTTTATTGCATCGGACACTGAATGAGCCTTTAGAGCAGCTTCTGGATGATGCGGCACAACAGTTTGCTCAGGCTGTCGGTGGTGCAGAAGGACAAGAAGGCACCATGGCTTTTATTCAAAAACGTAATCCGAGTTGGTTTGACTGA
- a CDS encoding helix-turn-helix domain-containing protein, with protein MNSLKNDNVGWSGQAAIALGIGAFLGQSGNNHPHHHYAHQITISLNADQPVQVIADGQLYQAPTLFIPAKLKHQLITGDYLSLYIDTCHALTAKFNLEFHVPTQVCEVSIDLQQQLQHSFSSKMPLNHGLAHFLKNTQLSNSAPHGNPQKIEHILELLYQGILQANIPDRQYLAKIVGLSESRFSHWFREQAGLPLRSYRKWLRLICGLTQMQKGLALTDTAHQADFADQAHFTRTFVELLGVRPSELSQMQGQIFFID; from the coding sequence ATGAACAGCTTAAAAAATGATAACGTTGGTTGGAGTGGTCAAGCAGCAATTGCTTTGGGGATTGGCGCTTTTCTTGGACAATCAGGAAATAATCACCCTCACCACCACTATGCGCATCAAATCACCATATCATTGAATGCAGATCAACCCGTGCAAGTGATTGCTGATGGTCAACTTTATCAAGCACCGACTTTATTCATTCCCGCCAAGCTAAAGCATCAACTTATAACTGGCGACTATCTGTCGCTTTACATTGATACCTGTCATGCACTCACAGCCAAGTTCAATCTAGAATTTCATGTGCCTACACAGGTATGTGAAGTATCAATCGATCTACAACAACAATTGCAACACAGCTTTAGCTCTAAGATGCCTCTCAATCATGGCTTAGCCCATTTCTTAAAAAATACACAGCTGAGCAATTCGGCTCCCCATGGTAATCCCCAGAAAATTGAACATATTCTAGAATTGCTTTATCAGGGCATCTTGCAAGCCAATATTCCTGATCGTCAATATCTAGCAAAAATTGTAGGTTTATCTGAAAGTCGTTTTTCACACTGGTTTCGTGAACAGGCAGGACTACCTTTACGCAGCTATCGCAAATGGTTACGCCTTATTTGTGGATTAACTCAAATGCAAAAAGGACTCGCATTAACAGATACAGCTCATCAAGCTGATTTTGCTGATCAGGCACATTTCACACGAACTTTTGTTGAGCTATTAGGAGTTCGACCATCTGAATTGAGCCAAATGCAGGGGCAAATTTTCTTTATTGACTAA
- a CDS encoding carboxyl transferase domain-containing protein, whose product MSILQSEIAVGSEQYEQNREALLTQLAEVRAVQQKSIDKSYAAKPKFDKKGKILPHERIRLLLDADSPFIELCGLVGYNMHDDKDGSEAGGGIIAGIGFVNGVRALVSASNSAIKGGTMSPMGVHKTLRLQKIALEQKLPMVTLTESGGANLNYAAEVFTYGGMTFANQARLSAAGIPQVAVVHGNATAGGAYQPGLSDYVIAVRKQTEMLLAGPPLLLAATGEVATAEELGGAEMHTQVSGVAEYLAENDADGIRLAREIFEHLNWKEQTTHSNHDYKEPRYSAEELLGIIPQDPKQPFDMKDIIARIIDDSDFLEFKQEYDALTVCGWAKMGGLHIGIITNNGPITPQGAVKAAQFIHLCEQTQRPLLFLHNTTGFMVGTDAEQNGIIKHGSKLIQAVANATVPKISIVVAGSYGAGNYAMCGRSLSPQFIFAWPNSHVAVMGAAQAGKVLRIVAEGKQKASGMEPNPQMLDFLEQSTAMKLEQQSTALFNTAMLHDDGIIDPRDTRKVLIFLLQTIYEAQQRELNPTRFGVSRF is encoded by the coding sequence ATGAGTATTCTTCAATCTGAAATTGCAGTGGGTAGTGAACAATATGAGCAAAATCGAGAGGCGTTATTAACCCAGTTGGCTGAAGTTCGGGCGGTGCAGCAAAAAAGTATTGATAAGTCCTATGCAGCAAAACCTAAGTTCGATAAGAAAGGCAAAATCTTGCCACATGAACGTATTCGTTTACTGTTAGATGCGGATTCACCTTTTATCGAGCTGTGCGGCTTAGTTGGCTACAACATGCATGATGATAAAGATGGTTCCGAAGCAGGTGGTGGCATTATTGCTGGCATTGGTTTTGTTAATGGTGTACGTGCACTGGTTTCTGCCAGTAACAGCGCCATCAAAGGTGGCACCATGTCCCCAATGGGCGTACATAAAACGCTACGTCTGCAAAAGATCGCCTTAGAACAAAAGTTGCCGATGGTGACCTTAACTGAAAGTGGCGGTGCAAACCTGAACTATGCGGCGGAGGTATTTACCTATGGTGGTATGACTTTTGCCAATCAGGCGCGCTTATCTGCGGCAGGGATTCCGCAAGTTGCAGTAGTACATGGTAATGCAACTGCTGGCGGTGCTTATCAACCGGGTTTGTCTGACTATGTGATTGCAGTACGCAAACAAACTGAAATGTTGTTGGCTGGCCCACCGTTATTATTGGCAGCAACAGGGGAAGTGGCGACTGCGGAAGAACTAGGTGGTGCAGAAATGCATACTCAAGTTTCAGGTGTGGCGGAATATTTAGCTGAAAATGATGCAGATGGTATTCGCTTAGCGCGTGAGATTTTCGAGCATCTGAATTGGAAAGAACAGACCACTCATTCGAATCATGATTATAAAGAACCGCGTTATTCAGCGGAGGAGTTGTTGGGCATTATCCCGCAAGATCCAAAACAACCTTTTGATATGAAAGATATCATTGCCCGGATTATTGATGATTCAGATTTTCTAGAATTTAAACAGGAATATGATGCTTTAACCGTATGTGGCTGGGCGAAAATGGGTGGTTTACATATTGGCATCATTACTAATAATGGGCCGATTACACCTCAAGGGGCAGTGAAAGCAGCGCAGTTTATTCATCTGTGTGAGCAGACCCAACGACCGCTGTTATTTCTGCATAACACCACAGGTTTTATGGTCGGAACCGATGCAGAGCAGAACGGGATTATTAAACATGGTTCCAAGCTGATCCAAGCAGTTGCCAATGCAACTGTGCCCAAGATTTCGATTGTGGTGGCAGGCTCTTATGGTGCAGGTAACTATGCAATGTGTGGTCGCAGTTTGTCCCCACAATTTATCTTTGCATGGCCAAACTCACATGTAGCAGTGATGGGTGCTGCGCAAGCAGGCAAAGTCTTGCGTATTGTAGCTGAGGGTAAACAAAAAGCCTCGGGGATGGAGCCGAATCCACAGATGTTGGATTTCTTGGAACAAAGTACGGCAATGAAATTGGAACAGCAGTCGACGGCTTTATTCAATACCGCAATGCTGCATGATGATGGCATCATCGATCCAAGAGATACCCGTAAGGTATTGATATTTTTATTACAAACCATTTATGAAGCACAGCAACGTGAGTTAAATCCAACACGATTTGGTGTGTCGAGATTTTAA
- a CDS encoding acyclic terpene utilization AtuA family protein produces MTTVKQDDQRVVKIGCASGFWGDTNTAAFQLVHLSDIDYLVFDYLSEITMSIMAKAMMMDPSHGYALDFVSRVMSPLINKIAEKKIKVISNAGGVNPLACRDALQKIIDEKGLNLKVAVVLGDDVLPKHPELLTQNVQEMFNGDALPAHVASSNAYLGAVAIRDALDLGADIVITGRVVDSAVVLAPLLHEYKWSLDDYDKLAQGSLAGHVIECGAQCTGGNFTDWRLVQGFDNMGFPIVEVSADASFIVTKPQGTGGLVSTATVAEQIVYEIGNPQAYLLADVSADFSQVHLEQVGEHRVKVTGATGRAPTQQYKVSATYADGYRVLVSFLIAGREAPEKAQVIADAIINKCERVLALRSVPPFSEKSVEILGIESTYGAHAKVKDSREVVVKIAVKHLFKEACIFFASEIAQASTGMAPALAGIVGGRPKASAVVKLFSFLIDKDQLKLEVDFAGQRYPVQIPFEQASQDYVQHPVGEVAAYQGDEVEVSLIDVAHARSGDKGNHSNIGVIARKAEYLPWIRASLTEANVAAYMQHVLDPEKSKVIRYELPEMHALNFMLENALGGGGIASLRIDPQGKAFAQQLLDMPVKVPAQLLEKY; encoded by the coding sequence ATGACAACTGTCAAACAGGATGACCAGAGGGTAGTCAAAATTGGGTGTGCATCAGGATTCTGGGGCGATACCAACACCGCTGCATTTCAGTTGGTGCATCTGAGTGATATTGATTATTTGGTCTTTGATTATCTGTCAGAAATTACCATGTCGATTATGGCGAAGGCGATGATGATGGATCCAAGTCATGGTTATGCGCTGGATTTTGTCAGTCGGGTGATGTCCCCCCTGATCAATAAAATTGCTGAGAAAAAAATAAAAGTGATTAGTAATGCAGGTGGGGTGAATCCACTGGCTTGTCGTGATGCCCTACAGAAAATCATTGATGAAAAGGGCTTAAATTTAAAAGTTGCAGTGGTGTTAGGTGATGATGTATTGCCTAAGCATCCTGAATTACTCACCCAAAATGTTCAGGAAATGTTTAATGGCGATGCCTTGCCTGCACATGTGGCAAGTAGTAATGCCTATCTCGGTGCTGTTGCAATTCGTGATGCTTTAGATTTGGGTGCAGATATTGTGATTACAGGCCGTGTGGTCGATTCAGCGGTTGTGCTTGCCCCATTATTGCATGAATACAAATGGTCACTCGATGATTATGACAAGTTGGCACAAGGTTCTTTGGCAGGGCATGTGATTGAATGCGGTGCACAGTGTACAGGTGGAAACTTTACTGATTGGCGCTTGGTTCAAGGCTTTGACAATATGGGCTTTCCAATCGTAGAAGTCAGCGCTGATGCTTCATTTATTGTGACCAAGCCTCAAGGGACAGGTGGCCTTGTTTCAACTGCGACTGTAGCAGAGCAGATTGTTTATGAGATTGGCAATCCACAAGCCTATCTTTTAGCTGATGTGAGCGCTGATTTTAGTCAAGTGCATTTAGAACAGGTAGGAGAGCATCGAGTCAAAGTGACTGGTGCCACAGGCCGTGCGCCAACTCAGCAATATAAAGTCAGTGCGACTTATGCGGATGGTTATCGTGTTTTGGTTAGTTTCTTGATTGCAGGTCGTGAAGCGCCAGAAAAAGCCCAAGTGATTGCTGATGCCATTATCAATAAATGTGAACGTGTATTGGCGCTACGTTCCGTTCCTCCGTTTAGTGAAAAATCGGTTGAGATTCTAGGTATTGAAAGTACTTATGGTGCACATGCGAAAGTGAAAGATAGCCGTGAAGTGGTGGTTAAGATCGCGGTAAAGCATCTGTTTAAAGAAGCCTGTATCTTCTTTGCTTCTGAGATTGCCCAAGCTTCAACAGGCATGGCACCTGCATTGGCAGGAATTGTCGGAGGGCGTCCTAAAGCATCGGCTGTGGTGAAATTATTTTCATTCTTGATTGATAAAGATCAATTAAAGCTAGAAGTCGACTTTGCAGGACAGCGTTATCCCGTTCAGATCCCCTTCGAACAAGCTTCACAGGATTATGTGCAGCATCCCGTTGGTGAAGTAGCCGCGTATCAAGGCGATGAGGTTGAAGTCTCTTTGATAGACGTAGCACATGCACGCAGTGGCGATAAGGGAAATCATAGCAATATCGGGGTGATTGCACGTAAAGCTGAATATTTACCGTGGATTCGTGCCTCATTAACCGAAGCCAATGTTGCAGCATATATGCAGCATGTTCTTGATCCTGAGAAATCCAAAGTCATTCGTTATGAATTGCCTGAGATGCATGCACTGAATTTTATGTTGGAAAATGCATTAGGTGGTGGTGGTATTGCCAGCTTGCGAATTGATCCACAAGGTAAGGCTTTTGCACAGCAATTATTGGATATGCCAGTGAAAGTACCAGCACAACTGTTAGAAAAATATTAA